ACGCAGCCGTATTGAAGAATGTATGCTGTTCACTCCACTCGATTGGGAGACTGAACTGGATGTGTATCGCGGAGCAACGTTTAATATGGCACATAATTTGGGCCAGATGATGTATCTGCGTCCCCATAACCAGTTTGAAGAGTTGAAAAGTGTATGGCTGGTAGGCGGCGGAACACATCCGGGCAGCGGGTTGCCCACGATCTTCGAATCAGCACGGATCAGTGTCAGACTGATTCAGGAAGAGGACGCGCGCACAAGCTCTAAACCATCCTCGTACGTGAAGACGGCAGAAGCCGGAGGACATTCATGAAGCGGGCCGCTATTGTAGGGGCAGGGATTGGTGGACTTACTTCTGCGCTGTTATTGAACCGTCAGGGCTGGGATGTCACCGTCTATGAACGGGGGTCTCGCGTTGGCGGACGCATTGGATATGAGCAGGAAGGGGAATACCGGATCGATCAGGGGCCAACGATCGTGCTGCTGCCGGAGATGTTACTTGGCATACTGGAGGAAGCAGGCGTAGATCGTTCGAAGATTGAGTTACTTCGCTGTGATCCGTTATACAGAGTGCATTACCACAGTGGTCGTGTCATGACCAAGATGACCTCACGTGAAGAGCAGACGGCTGAGATTGAACGTTTATTCCCGGGTGAGAGCCGGGGATTCACACGATTCATGAAAGATATGGACACGTTGTTTCCGGCAGGCCGGGCAGCGTTTCTGGAAAGGGCTTTTCCGCGCAAAAGGGATTTCTTCACCCCTTCGCTCATGTCCCTCATGGGCAGATTGCGTGCACACAAAAGTGTCCGGAAAGCGGTAGGCGATTATTTTCACCATGAGGAATTGCTTGATGCGTACTCTCTGCAAAGTCTATACATCGGTGGATCACCGTTTGGGACGCCAGGCATCTACTCCCTTTTGCCTTACGCAGAGCATGAATACGGCATTTGGATGGTCAAAGGTGGATATGCAGCATTGCCGGCCATTCTGGAACAGGAACTGATATCGCGTGGTGGGCGTGTTGTGCTGAATTCCGAAGTGACCGGACTCACGATTGAAAATGGTGTGTGTAAAGGTATAGAAACGGCAGCAGGCGCAGAAAATGTGGATGCAGTTATCTACAATGGTGATTTCCCCCATCTATCAGGTTTGCTGGGACAATCACCAGAGGTAGCGCGTAAAAGAAAACCGTATCGTCCCTCTTCCGGATGTGTATTGCTCTATGTGGGCGTGGACAAAACCTGGGAAGATGCAACGACGCACCAGTTCTTCCTGCCACCGAGTCTTGAAGGTAGCTTACAGGAAGTATTCAATCAGCGACGCATTCCGGCAAAGTCCTCATTCTACGTATTTAATCCGGTCGCATTGGATGAAACTGCAGCACCTCAAGGACAGAGTGTATTATATTTCCTCATTCCGGTGCCTGATGCCGAAGGTGTCGACTGGGATCAAGAGAGCGAAGTATTGGCAGAACGTATACTGGAAGAAGCGGAGCAACGTGGATTTCCGGGACTTCGTGCAGCGATCAAGTGGAAAAAGGTACGTACACCCGCTGACGCAGAGCGAGACGGTCTCTATGGGGGCGGAAGCTTTGGTATAGCACCTGTATTGTTCCAGTCCGGTGTATACCGGCCGCAACCCAAACCATTCCCTAATATAAAGGGATTGTATGCCGCAGGAGCATCTGTACATCCAGGTGGCGGAGTGCCGATTGTA
The nucleotide sequence above comes from Paenibacillus sp. W2I17. Encoded proteins:
- a CDS encoding NAD(P)/FAD-dependent oxidoreductase; translation: MKRAAIVGAGIGGLTSALLLNRQGWDVTVYERGSRVGGRIGYEQEGEYRIDQGPTIVLLPEMLLGILEEAGVDRSKIELLRCDPLYRVHYHSGRVMTKMTSREEQTAEIERLFPGESRGFTRFMKDMDTLFPAGRAAFLERAFPRKRDFFTPSLMSLMGRLRAHKSVRKAVGDYFHHEELLDAYSLQSLYIGGSPFGTPGIYSLLPYAEHEYGIWMVKGGYAALPAILEQELISRGGRVVLNSEVTGLTIENGVCKGIETAAGAENVDAVIYNGDFPHLSGLLGQSPEVARKRKPYRPSSGCVLLYVGVDKTWEDATTHQFFLPPSLEGSLQEVFNQRRIPAKSSFYVFNPVALDETAAPQGQSVLYFLIPVPDAEGVDWDQESEVLAERILEEAEQRGFPGLRAAIKWKKVRTPADAERDGLYGGGSFGIAPVLFQSGVYRPQPKPFPNIKGLYAAGASVHPGGGVPIVMQSARMAVNQLMKEMGT